CCTGATACGTAAATATTCTTACCCCGGCCTTCAGCAGCCTCGTGAAGAACGCTCTCCCCGTGTGGTACGCGGCAGGGACATCGCTCTTCCCCGGGAGGAGCAGCTTCACCTCAACCCCTCTCTTCACCGCCTCTTCCAGGGAATCAAGCATCCTCCTGCTTGGGGTGAAATAGGCTGTCGTAAGTAATACGCTCCTTCGGGCGTGGTTGATGCTGTAATAGAGGAGTTTTCGCATCTTTCTTCTTCCCTTCGAGGACGAAGCAAAGATGGTGATAACCGGAAGACCTCTTGCACGGTCGTGAACCGCTGATGATCCAGGGATCTCAAGAACATCTATCGGTTCGCCCCGCCACGTCTGCCATGTCTTGACGAAGCGAAGGAACAGCTCACGTGCAACCGGACCCTCGACGAAGATACCCGTATCCCTCCATGCGGTATGCCTCATCCTGAGATGAAATCCTCGGTATTCGTTCGCTATGTTCAACCCGCCGGTAAACGCCCTGATCCCGTCGATGATGACCAGTTTCCTGTGGTCCCTGTGCGCATAATGGAAGGGAGACGACCACCGGAAGGGCCTCGAGGCCCTGATCCGTATCCCC
The genomic region above belongs to Thermodesulfovibrionales bacterium and contains:
- a CDS encoding phospholipase D-like domain-containing protein, which encodes MTFQRETIEKIYGGSFVDDNAVRILYKGKESFDAIFRGIEHARHVVCLHFYIFRNDETGRELAGILRKKAEEGVRIYVLYDHFGSFGTPKAFWNELRDAGIRIRASRPFRWSSPFHYAHRDHRKLVIIDGIRAFTGGLNIANEYRGFHLRMRHTAWRDTGIFVEGPVARELFLRFVKTWQTWRGEPIDVLEIPGSSAVHDRARGLPVITIFASSSKGRRKMRKLLYYSINHARRSVLLTTAYFTPSRRMLDSLEEAVKRGVEVKLLLPGKSDVPAAYHTGRAFFTRLLKAGVRIFTYQGEVLHAKSYVFDGCWSIVGSANLDFQSLRWNDEGNVGILDEGFGREMTEVFAEDAVHSFEIIEKVWRQRPFLERVKERFFVLFRRRL